In a single window of the Anguilla rostrata isolate EN2019 chromosome 4, ASM1855537v3, whole genome shotgun sequence genome:
- the LOC135254241 gene encoding tripartite motif-containing protein 16-like yields MFQAADDVGNPQPRREDFLQYFCPLTLDLNTAHRRLQLSEGGRKITYVNEIQPDLNHDNPERFDHKVQVLCSERLLERHYWEVKWKGDRVCVAVSYEDIGKKGEGDDCRLGSNNKSWSLRLSNPKHSVWHSGNDIKICALNYSIIGVYLDHGAGTLSFYSVSDTMTPLYTVKTEFTKPLCPAFGFSSYRSSVKLCDLNDAASEGKISCN; encoded by the coding sequence ATTTCTGCCCACTCACACTGGACCTCAACACAGCACATAGACGCCTCCAACTGTCTGAGGGGGGCAGAAAGATCACTTATGTCAACGAAATCCAGCCAGATCTTAATCATGataatccagagagatttgaccACAAAGTTCAAGTGCTGTGCAGTGAGCGTCTGCTTGAACGCCATTACTGGGAGGTTAAGTGGAAAGGGGATCGGGTTTGTGTAGCAGTGTCATATGAAGACATTGGCAAGAAAGGAGAGGGTGATGACTGTCGTCTGGGAAGTAATAACAAGTCCTGGAGTTTGCGCTTATCTAACCCCAAACACTCTGTCTGGCACAGTGGTAATGACATTAAAATCTGTGCTCTCAACTACTCTATAATAGGAGTGTACCTGGATCACGGAGCAggaactctgtccttctacagcgtctctgacacAATGACCCCCCTGTACACAGTCAAGACCGAATTCACTAAGCCCCTCTGTCCTGCGTTTGGGTTTTCCAGTTACAGATCCTCTGTAAAACTGTGTGATCTGAATGATGCAGCCAGTGAAGGGAAGATCAGCTGTAATTAA